In a genomic window of Penaeus vannamei isolate JL-2024 chromosome 38, ASM4276789v1, whole genome shotgun sequence:
- the LOC113806690 gene encoding zinc finger SWIM domain-containing protein 7 gives MPKVPDTLAIMHGLLGVVKSEYESAGHLSSELLRSLHMLHGQTLVSALDLIDCKKVTIVTSSSGRWVYQVTGSAGTPYVCLPDSIFCQCPAFKFSVLKKKESVMCKHVLAALLATAMGVTDKKTISDEYMMDLLFQMD, from the exons ATGCCCAAGGTTCCTGACACTTTGGCAATAATGCATGGCTTGCTCGGTGTTGTAAAGTCAGAATATGAGTCTGCAGGCCACCTGTCGTCAGAGTTACTACGTTCTTTGCACATGCTTCATGGGCAGACACTTGTCAGTGCATTGGACTTGATTGACTGTAAGAAG GTTACGATAGTCACTTCTAGCAGTGGCCGATGGGTGTACCAGGTCACTGGAAGTGCTGGCACTCCCTATGTATGTTTGCCTGACTCTATTTTCTGTCAGTGTCCAGCATTTAAGTTTTCTgtgctgaaaaagaaagaaagtgttaTGTGTAAACATGTTCTTGCAGCACTCTTAGCAACAGCAATGGGAGTAACAGATAAAAAGACCATCTCTGATGAGTATATGATGGATCTTCTGTTTCAGATGGATTGA
- the LOC113806689 gene encoding uncharacterized protein, producing MEKVDTAGGGNMPPLIINSGSQNSGVSSMRPMVIKKEDAVPSPSKVDVQPLVVCVPPGGNSLAPNMRLVQTADGKKLLLTNVVKTSKPSPTSSNQAVMVPQNLVMLSCPPVQSQINPVVSTNTPQTFIVQPNKTTAGSAAQKKPIVSAQPMVLKVSGMTSPLIVKPNSQVNSLTIPSVPAAQVVNIKQEPVVPQVVTMVDKTNTLLAKKLLSSPITPTPSLANPVVILSNEGKKYKVVGNPVPVRLHPKLQKIAPKGQAAIPPLRKVQQQQCQPQQQQVVQPPSPAKKVLSSKPPAYLNIRIKEEPNDEPIGELVYVDGGVKIKDEPIDPQTELEEALEMASQKPFVDVRIKEEPSEENELLEKDEQLRKVLEATSPTSTNDASNKPRRFYIRTSEGKLISISPEEAEALGLNHEDKAEENQKKLVKALAGVGDFPLKKVLVDQKRLEKTQCTVLIPDNVDVKDFVSRNVPPAAEKEATLMKTLKCSSEALEAQFSTSKIFVPTKTNTTIIGEYIDNDVHFLKIHIETESGERDVCNILKTALNTYQCPFCKKDFKTKDHIISHIRVHTGERPYPCDICGKRYRQRIDIIRHMRIHTGEKPFTCGLCNVSFNQKSNLRSHMRIHTGERPVQCKICGKGFSRNTHLKQHMKLHTGEKPFSCQICCRPFRFKSGLQAHERIHSGLKPYACGVCGRSFTQVVGLIRHERTHAGEKPFRCQSCGKSFNNRESLQFHVKKHTSERPYSCDLCKKTFTDTSALRCHRKKYHSNMLICVICFREDFKTRIELREHLRAHERENWEENESGDLVPRIQEGSPPFVSIDDTMENMEEGEEENRDGVDFDCERAEEIQVEVELDVDDPIENDDDYANDSDYEDQDFQGDPLVDPLM from the exons ATGGAAAAAGTAGATACTGCTGGAGGAGGAAACATGCCTCCTCTGATAATAAATTCAGGGTCTCAGAATTCTGGGGTTTCATCAATGAGACCCATGGTCATTAAAAAGGAAGATGCAGTTCCCAGTCCCTCAAAAGTGGATGTACAGCCTCTGGTAGTATGTGTGCCTCCGGGGGGAAACAGCCTTGCCCCAAACATGCGGCTCGTGCAGACTGCTGACGGCAAGAAACTATTGCTAACAAATGTTGTCAAAACATCCAAACCTTCACCTACTTCTAGTAATCAGGCAGTGATGGTACCCCAAAACTTAGTAATGCTCTCATGTCCCCCAGTACAGTCACAAATAAATCCTGTAGTTTCTACAAATACCCCCCAGACATTCATAGTACAGCCCAACAAAACTACTGCTGGGTCAGCAGCACAAAAGAAACCTATAGTAAGTGCCCAACCAATGGTATTAAAGGTATCTGGCATGACCTCACCTTTGATAGTAAAACCAAACTCCCAGGTAAATTCTTTAACAATACCAAGTGTACCAGCAGCACAGGTTGTAAATATCAAACAAGAGCCAGTGGTGCCTCAGGTTGTTACAATGGTCGATAAGACAAATACATTACTCGCAAAGAAATTGCTGTCTTCCCCAATAACACCCACTCCCAGCCTGGCAAATCCTGTAGTAATATTAAGTAATGAGGGTAAGAAGTACAAAGTTGTTGGCAATCCTGTTCCAGTTAGATTACATCCAAAACTGCAAAAAATAGCACCAAAAGGGCAGGCTGCCATTCCACCTCTGAGAAAAGTACAGCAACAGCAATGTCAGCCACAGCAGCAGCAAGTTGTTCAGCCTCCATCCCCTGCCAAGAAGGTACTCTCATCAAAACCACCTGCATATTTGAACATCCGTATCAAAGAAGAACCTAATGATGAGCCAATTGGTGAATTAGTGTATGTAGATGGTGGTGTAAAGATTAAGGATGAGCCTATAGACCCCCAAACGGAGCTAGAAGAGGCTTTGGAGATGGCATCACAGAAGCCATTTGTTGATGTCAGAATTAAAGAAGAGCCCAGTGAGGAAA ATGAGCTGCTAGAAAAAGATGAACAATTAAGGAAAGTCCTAGAAGCCACATCACCCACAAGCACAAACGATGCATCAAACAAGCCACGTAGGTTTTACATTCGAACATCGGAAGGCAAGTTAATCTCCATCTCTCCGGAAGAAGCAGAAGCTCTTGGACTAAATCATGAGGATAAAGCTGAGGAGAATCAGAAGAAGCTTGTTAAGGCCCTTGCTGGTGTTGGGGACTTTCCATTAAAGAAAGTTCTTGTAGACCAGAAGCGTCTTGAGAAGACCCAGTGTACAGTCTTGATCCCAGACAATGTAGATGTAAAGGATTTTGTGAGCCGAAATGTTCCTCCCGCTGCAGAAAAAGAAGCAACTCTTATGAAAACCCTGAAGTGCTCCTCAGAAGCTCTGGAGGCTCAGTTCTCAACCTCTAAAATCTTTGTTCCCACAAAGACTAACACTACCATTATTGGTgagtatatagataatgatgtgcATTTCCTTAAAATTCATATTGAAacggagagtggagaaagagatgtTTGTAACATTCTCAAAACAGCTTTAAATACCTATCAGTGCCCATTCTGTAAGAAAGACTTTAAAACAAAAGACCATATAATATCACATATCAGAGTACATACAGGAGAAAGGCCTTACCCATGTGATATCTGTGGCAAAAGATATCGCCAAAGAATTGACATTATTCGGCACATGCGCATTCACACAGGGGAGAAACCATTCACTTGTGGGCTATGTAATGTATCTTTCAATCAGAAGTCTAACTTAAGATCTCATATGAGAATTCACACTGGTGAACGTCCAGTACAGTGTAAGATTTGTGGGAAAGGATTTTCTCGGAACACACATCTAAAGCAGCACATGAAATTACACACAGGTGAAAAACCTTTTTCCTGTCAAATATGTTGCCGCCCATTCCGCTTCAAATCTGGTCTCCAAGCACATGAACGAATACATTCAGGTCTCAAACCCTATGCATGTGGTGTATGTGGGAGGAGCTTCACCCAGGTGGTTGGTTTAATACGCCATGAGAGAACCCATGCTGGAGAAAAACCTTTCCGTTGCCAGAGTTGTGGCAAATCCTTTAATAATCGTGAAAGTTTACAGTTTCATGTTAAGAAGCACACAAGTGAACGTCCATATTCTTGTGATTTGTGCAAGAAAACCTTCACAGACACATCAGCTCTTCGTTGCCATAGAAAAAAATACCACAGCAACATGCTGATATGTGTGATTTGTTTCCGTGAGGACTTTAAAACGCGAATTGAACTAAGAGAACATCTGCGTGCCCATGAGAGAGAAAActgggaagaaaatgaaagtggaGATCTTGTACCTCGTATTCAAGAAGGATCTCCACCTTTTGTGAGTATAGACGATACCATGGAGAAcatggaagaaggtgaagaagaaaacaggGATGGAGTTGATTTTGACTGTGAAAGAGCAGAGGAAATCCAAGTGGAAGTGGAACTAGATGTGGATGACCCAATTGAGAACGATGATGACTATGCCAACGACAGTGATTATGAGGACCAAGATTTCCAAGGTGACCCTCTTGTTGATCCTTTGATGTGA